A portion of the Jaculus jaculus isolate mJacJac1 chromosome 5, mJacJac1.mat.Y.cur, whole genome shotgun sequence genome contains these proteins:
- the Actl8 gene encoding actin-like protein 8 isoform X2, with protein sequence MEDSSLTSASTMAARTIVIDHGSGFLKAGLSGWNEPQMVIPNIVNYVPCRENPGPSYAQRRVGLGIDICHPDTFSYPVQRGRVLNWEGVEHIWSFVLEKHRRGQKDFPVLVTESPLKVPADRRKTLEIMFELLDVPSLLLADQLQMSLYASGLLTGLVFDSGYGLTRVQPFHLGCPLTSFGKTLEFAGQDISTYLFKSLFKEAQDQHNILQLDTVTAIQMNKCYVRHNLPEVLGPCQSLPKGSDEGNIYHLPDGTTRELTPMQQLAPEMFFSPQMFDMPGPSISQVIMESMQACKTSRHHLLLTHMMACGGNILYPGFSQRLLNELTSQKHSSKIILRTSSNPHFSVWLGASVVAHLSTYRPQWISKGEYVEGKGL encoded by the exons ATGGAGGACTCCTCACTCACCTCTGCCTCTACCATGGCTGCAAGAACCATTGTCATTGACcatggctctggctttctgaaggCTGGCCTGTCGGGCTGGAACGAGCCACAGATGGTCATCCCAAACATTGTGAACTATGTGCCGTGCAGGGAGAATCCTGGCCCCAGCTATGCACAGAGGCGCGTGGGGCTGGGCATCGACATATGCCACCCTGACACTTTCAGCTACCCCGTGCAGCGTGGCCGGGTCCTCAACTGGGAGGGCGTGGAGCACATCTGGTCATTTGTCTTGGAGAAGCATAGGCGGGGCCAGAAGGACTTCCCTGTGCTGGTCACCGAGAGCCCATTGAAGGTGCCCGCAGACCGCCGCAAGACTCTGGAG ATCATGTTTGAGTTACTGGATGTGCCCTCACTGCTTCTGGCTGACCAGCTGCAGATGTCCTTGTACGCCTCGGGCCTGCTGACCGGCTTGGTGTTCGACTCCGGCTATGGTCTGACCCGTGTGCAGCCCTTCCACCTGGGCTGCCCCTTGACCTCCTTCGGGAAGACGCTGGAGTTCGCCGGGCAGGATATCTCCACCTACCTCTTCAAGAGTCTCTTCAAGGAAGCTCAGGACCAACACAACATCCTCCAGCTGGATACAGTCACTGCCATTCAGATGAACAAGTGCTACGTGCGGCACAACCTGCCCGAGGTCCTGGGCCCCTGCCAGAGTCTGCCCAAAGGCTCGGATGAGGGCAACATCTACCATCTGCCAGATGGCACCACCAGGGAGCTGACACCCATGCAGCAGCTCGCCCCTGAGATGTTCTTTAGTCCCCAGATGTtcgacatgccagggcctagcaTCTCACAGGTCATCATGGAATCCATGCAAGCTTGCAAGACCTCGAGACATCATCTGCTCCTGACTCACATGATGGCCTGTGGGGGGAACATCCTGTACCCCGGCTTCTCCCAGCGGCTGTTGAACGAGCTGACCTCGCAGAAACATTCCTCCAAGATCATTTTGCGTACGAGTAGTAATCCACATTTTAGTGTGTGGCTGGGTGCGTCTGTGGTGGCCCACCTCTCCACCTACAGGCCCCAGTGGATAAGTAAAGGGGAATATGTCGAGGGAAAAGGGCTGTGA
- the Actl8 gene encoding actin-like protein 8 isoform X1: MQVVPVSQTPLETPMEDSSLTSASTMAARTIVIDHGSGFLKAGLSGWNEPQMVIPNIVNYVPCRENPGPSYAQRRVGLGIDICHPDTFSYPVQRGRVLNWEGVEHIWSFVLEKHRRGQKDFPVLVTESPLKVPADRRKTLEIMFELLDVPSLLLADQLQMSLYASGLLTGLVFDSGYGLTRVQPFHLGCPLTSFGKTLEFAGQDISTYLFKSLFKEAQDQHNILQLDTVTAIQMNKCYVRHNLPEVLGPCQSLPKGSDEGNIYHLPDGTTRELTPMQQLAPEMFFSPQMFDMPGPSISQVIMESMQACKTSRHHLLLTHMMACGGNILYPGFSQRLLNELTSQKHSSKIILRTSSNPHFSVWLGASVVAHLSTYRPQWISKGEYVEGKGL, from the exons GTGGTGCCAGTGTCGCAGACACCCTTAGAGACCCCGATGGAGGACTCCTCACTCACCTCTGCCTCTACCATGGCTGCAAGAACCATTGTCATTGACcatggctctggctttctgaaggCTGGCCTGTCGGGCTGGAACGAGCCACAGATGGTCATCCCAAACATTGTGAACTATGTGCCGTGCAGGGAGAATCCTGGCCCCAGCTATGCACAGAGGCGCGTGGGGCTGGGCATCGACATATGCCACCCTGACACTTTCAGCTACCCCGTGCAGCGTGGCCGGGTCCTCAACTGGGAGGGCGTGGAGCACATCTGGTCATTTGTCTTGGAGAAGCATAGGCGGGGCCAGAAGGACTTCCCTGTGCTGGTCACCGAGAGCCCATTGAAGGTGCCCGCAGACCGCCGCAAGACTCTGGAG ATCATGTTTGAGTTACTGGATGTGCCCTCACTGCTTCTGGCTGACCAGCTGCAGATGTCCTTGTACGCCTCGGGCCTGCTGACCGGCTTGGTGTTCGACTCCGGCTATGGTCTGACCCGTGTGCAGCCCTTCCACCTGGGCTGCCCCTTGACCTCCTTCGGGAAGACGCTGGAGTTCGCCGGGCAGGATATCTCCACCTACCTCTTCAAGAGTCTCTTCAAGGAAGCTCAGGACCAACACAACATCCTCCAGCTGGATACAGTCACTGCCATTCAGATGAACAAGTGCTACGTGCGGCACAACCTGCCCGAGGTCCTGGGCCCCTGCCAGAGTCTGCCCAAAGGCTCGGATGAGGGCAACATCTACCATCTGCCAGATGGCACCACCAGGGAGCTGACACCCATGCAGCAGCTCGCCCCTGAGATGTTCTTTAGTCCCCAGATGTtcgacatgccagggcctagcaTCTCACAGGTCATCATGGAATCCATGCAAGCTTGCAAGACCTCGAGACATCATCTGCTCCTGACTCACATGATGGCCTGTGGGGGGAACATCCTGTACCCCGGCTTCTCCCAGCGGCTGTTGAACGAGCTGACCTCGCAGAAACATTCCTCCAAGATCATTTTGCGTACGAGTAGTAATCCACATTTTAGTGTGTGGCTGGGTGCGTCTGTGGTGGCCCACCTCTCCACCTACAGGCCCCAGTGGATAAGTAAAGGGGAATATGTCGAGGGAAAAGGGCTGTGA